One Paraburkholderia aromaticivorans genomic region harbors:
- the infB gene encoding translation initiation factor IF-2: protein MASNNVAQFAAELKMPAGVLLEQLQAAGVTKASEDDSLSETDKARLLDHLRKSHGSTDADKRKITLTKRHTSEIKQSDATGKARTIQVEVRKKRTFVRRDETSAENGDASNHVAEADVDDLELQRREEEARHEAELLEKQAQELKARQEQLEREEAERQAREQAAEAERRRAEEEAAKKRAAAEAAARDQAQAAKPAQAAQPAAAKAEPVAAKAAEPAVAKQSEQDDERAAAERAAQREAAKKAEDAARQAAEKARAEQEQIAKRRAAAEAEARAIREMMNTPRKAQVKAPEPAPKPAEPAKAAEAKGTLHKPARPAGEAPARPAAKKPAAAAPAATTTPSAGDKKKPGGKGGWQDDAAKRRGIKTRGDTSGGVDRGWRGGPKGRGKHQDQNTTFQAPTEPIVREVHVPETITVADLAHKMAVKASEVIKSMMKLGQMVTINQMLDQETAMIIVEELGHHAVAAKLDDPEAMLVEGEISDAESLPRPPVVTVMGHVDHGKTSLLDYIRRAKVAAGEAGGITQHIGAYHVETPRGVITFLDTPGHEAFTAMRARGAKATDIVILVVAADDGVMPQTKEAIAHAKAGGVPLVVAINKIDKPDANLERVKQELVAEGVVPEEYGGESPFVPVSAKTGAGIDDLLENVLLQAEVLELKAPVEAPAKGLVIEAKLDKGKGPVATILVQSGTLNRGDVVLAGSAYGRVRAMLDETGKPTKSAGPSIPVEIQGLSEVPQAGEEVIVMPDDRKAREVALFRQGKFRDVKLAKQQAAKLENMLEQMSEGEVAYMPLIVKADVQGSQEALVQSLLKLSTDEVRVQIVHGAVGGISESDVNLATASKAVIIGFNTRADAQARKLAESNGVDIRYYNIIYDAVDDVKAAMSGMLAPEKREIVTGTVEVRQVFKVPKIGAVAGCMVTDGFVKRSSSVRVLRNNVVIFTGELDSLKRFKDDVKEVRQGFECGMSIKNFNDIVEGDQFEVFEITEVARTL from the coding sequence ATGGCGAGTAACAACGTAGCCCAATTTGCCGCGGAACTGAAAATGCCTGCAGGCGTGCTGCTTGAGCAGCTGCAGGCGGCGGGCGTCACAAAAGCGAGCGAAGACGATAGCTTGTCCGAAACGGACAAGGCGCGTCTGCTCGACCACTTGCGCAAGTCTCACGGCTCGACTGATGCTGACAAGCGCAAGATCACGCTGACGAAACGGCATACGTCGGAAATCAAGCAATCCGATGCGACGGGCAAAGCTCGCACCATTCAGGTCGAGGTGCGTAAGAAGCGCACTTTCGTCCGCCGCGACGAAACCTCTGCTGAAAACGGGGATGCATCGAATCATGTGGCCGAGGCCGACGTCGACGATCTCGAACTCCAACGTCGTGAAGAGGAAGCTCGTCACGAAGCCGAGCTGCTCGAAAAGCAGGCTCAGGAGTTGAAGGCGCGTCAGGAACAACTCGAACGCGAAGAAGCTGAACGTCAGGCGCGCGAGCAGGCTGCTGAAGCCGAGCGCCGTCGTGCGGAAGAAGAAGCGGCGAAGAAGCGCGCAGCGGCTGAGGCGGCGGCTCGCGATCAGGCACAGGCTGCCAAGCCGGCACAAGCTGCGCAACCCGCGGCCGCGAAGGCTGAACCGGTAGCTGCCAAGGCAGCGGAGCCGGCGGTCGCCAAGCAAAGCGAGCAGGACGACGAGCGCGCCGCAGCAGAGCGCGCCGCGCAACGCGAAGCCGCGAAGAAAGCAGAAGACGCGGCGCGTCAGGCTGCCGAAAAAGCGCGTGCTGAGCAGGAACAAATCGCCAAGCGCCGTGCCGCGGCCGAAGCCGAAGCGCGCGCGATTCGTGAAATGATGAATACGCCGCGCAAGGCTCAGGTCAAGGCGCCGGAACCGGCACCGAAGCCCGCTGAGCCGGCCAAGGCCGCGGAAGCCAAGGGCACGCTGCACAAGCCGGCGCGTCCGGCGGGTGAAGCACCGGCGCGTCCGGCAGCCAAGAAGCCGGCTGCTGCGGCTCCGGCTGCCACGACCACGCCTTCCGCCGGCGACAAGAAGAAGCCAGGCGGCAAGGGCGGCTGGCAAGACGACGCAGCGAAGCGCCGCGGCATCAAGACGCGTGGCGATACGAGCGGCGGTGTCGATCGCGGCTGGCGCGGTGGCCCGAAGGGTCGCGGCAAGCATCAGGATCAGAACACCACGTTCCAGGCGCCGACGGAACCGATCGTGCGTGAAGTGCACGTGCCGGAAACCATCACGGTCGCCGATCTGGCGCACAAGATGGCGGTGAAGGCGTCGGAAGTCATCAAGTCGATGATGAAGCTCGGCCAGATGGTCACGATCAACCAGATGCTGGACCAGGAAACGGCGATGATCATCGTCGAGGAACTGGGTCACCACGCGGTTGCGGCCAAGCTGGACGATCCGGAAGCCATGCTGGTCGAAGGCGAGATTTCCGATGCGGAATCGCTGCCGCGTCCGCCGGTCGTCACGGTCATGGGTCACGTCGACCACGGCAAGACGTCGCTGCTCGACTACATCCGCCGCGCCAAGGTCGCAGCGGGCGAAGCGGGCGGGATTACGCAGCACATCGGCGCTTACCACGTCGAAACGCCGCGTGGCGTCATCACGTTCCTCGACACGCCGGGTCACGAAGCCTTTACGGCTATGCGTGCCCGCGGTGCGAAGGCAACCGACATCGTGATTCTGGTGGTGGCAGCCGACGACGGCGTGATGCCGCAAACGAAGGAAGCGATCGCTCACGCGAAGGCCGGCGGCGTGCCGCTCGTCGTCGCGATCAACAAGATCGACAAGCCGGATGCGAATCTGGAGCGTGTCAAGCAGGAACTCGTTGCGGAAGGCGTCGTGCCGGAAGAATACGGTGGCGAATCGCCGTTCGTACCGGTGTCGGCCAAGACCGGCGCGGGCATCGACGATCTGCTCGAAAACGTGCTGCTGCAAGCCGAAGTGCTGGAACTGAAGGCACCGGTCGAAGCGCCGGCCAAGGGTCTCGTCATTGAAGCGAAGCTCGACAAGGGTAAGGGTCCGGTCGCAACGATCCTGGTCCAGTCGGGTACGCTGAATCGCGGCGACGTGGTGCTGGCAGGTAGCGCATACGGTCGCGTGCGAGCCATGCTCGACGAAACCGGCAAGCCGACCAAGTCGGCGGGTCCGTCGATCCCAGTGGAAATTCAGGGTCTGTCGGAAGTGCCGCAGGCTGGCGAAGAAGTCATCGTCATGCCGGACGACCGCAAGGCGCGTGAAGTCGCACTGTTCCGTCAAGGCAAGTTCCGCGACGTCAAGCTGGCCAAGCAACAGGCCGCGAAGCTCGAGAACATGCTGGAACAGATGAGCGAAGGCGAAGTGGCGTATATGCCGCTCATCGTCAAGGCCGACGTACAAGGTTCGCAGGAAGCGTTGGTGCAGTCGCTGCTCAAGCTGTCCACCGACGAAGTGCGCGTGCAGATCGTGCACGGCGCCGTGGGCGGCATCAGCGAGTCCGACGTCAACCTGGCAACGGCTTCGAAGGCGGTCATCATCGGCTTCAACACCCGTGCGGATGCCCAGGCTCGCAAGCTGGCGGAAAGCAACGGCGTCGATATTCGCTACTACAACATCATCTATGACGCAGTGGATGACGTGAAGGCCGCGATGTCGGGCATGCTGGCACCGGAGAAGCGCGAAATCGTCACGGGTACGGTCGAAGTGCGTCAGGTCTTCAAGGTACCGAAGATCGGCGCGGTGGCCGGCTGTATGGTCACGGACGGTTTCGTCAAGCGCTCGTCGTCGGTGCGCGTGCTGCGCAACAACGTCGTCATCTTTACGGGCGAGCTCGATTCGCTCAAGCGCTTCAAGGACGACGTGAAGGAAGTCCGTCAGGGCTTCGAGTGCGGTATGTCGATCAAGAACTTCAACGATATCGTCGAAGGCGATCAGTTCGAAGTCTTCGAGATCACCGAAGTCGCCCGTACGCTGTAA
- the rbfA gene encoding 30S ribosome-binding factor RbfA, with the protein MPKKRSSPNRNVQIADQIQRDLSELLREVKDPRIGIVTIQSVELTPDYAHAKVYFTTLTGDPQQTLEALTHAAGHLHNQLFKRLHIHTVPTLHFHYDKTIERAVEMSRLIDEANANRAKED; encoded by the coding sequence ATGCCTAAAAAACGTTCTTCTCCCAATCGCAACGTGCAGATCGCCGATCAGATCCAGCGCGATTTGTCCGAGCTGCTGCGCGAGGTCAAGGATCCGCGCATCGGCATCGTCACGATTCAAAGCGTCGAGCTGACGCCCGACTATGCGCACGCCAAAGTCTATTTCACGACGCTCACCGGCGATCCGCAGCAGACGCTCGAAGCGCTCACGCATGCGGCCGGCCATCTGCATAATCAGTTGTTCAAGCGCCTGCATATCCACACCGTGCCGACGCTGCATTTCCATTACGACAAAACGATCGAGCGCGCCGTCGAGATGTCGCGTTTGATCGACGAAGCCAACGCCAATCGCGCGAAAGAAGACTGA